From the genome of Drosophila melanogaster chromosome 2L, one region includes:
- the CG31600 gene encoding uncharacterized protein, isoform B translates to MVEGMIKKLTAILFGLVLAVLFRVIIPFTLRLKSAEITINVLNCFNFLTSTVSITICLNLVSLYLANLRDDWLVLGILVLHWTYFTISKQLEAMNRSYSTFMDSLNLKWLAYSNFNETDWPSIENAVLCCGLEGPRSYMDYLQGVPTHCYHPDLITQGCSDFVKNIFMPIQHISHLQLRLAIFVELVILLILAATLLKKCISLIGERKHKRVITHGLAVLIDLVKNTF, encoded by the exons ATGGTAGAGGGCATGATAAAAAAGCTAACTGCTATTTTATTTGGG CTTGTATTGGCTGTGTTATTTCGAGTAATTATACCCTTTACTCTGCGACTTAAAAGCGCTGAAATAACCATTAATGTGCTTAACTGTTTTAATTTTCTAACAAGTACCGTTTCCATTACCATTTGCCTGAATTTGGTCAGCCTATACTTAGCCAATTTGCGTGATGATTGGCTTGTTCTCGGG ATACTCGTCCTTCATTGGACTTACTTCACAATTTCAAAACAACTAGAAGCCATGAACAGGAGCTATAGTACATTCATGGATAGCTTAAACCTTAAATGGCTGGCATACTCCAATTTTAACGAGACAGATTGGCCTTCGATTGAAAATGCG GTTTTATGCTGTGGACTGGAGGGTCCCCGTTCTTATATGGATTATCTACAAGGGGTTCCAACCCACTGCTACCATCCCGACCTTATCACCCAAGGTTGCAGTGACTTtgttaaaaacatttttatgccGATACAACATATAAGTCATTTGCAGCTCAGATTGGCTATTTTTGTGGAACTGGTAATTTTACTTATTCTTGCTGCAACGCTTTTGAAGAAATGTATTTCTTTGATCGGCGAAAGGAAACATAAAAGAGTTATTACACACGGGCTTGCGGTACTAATAGATTTAGttaaaaacacattttga
- the CG31600 gene encoding uncharacterized protein, isoform A: MVEGMIKKLTAILFGLVLAVLFRVIIPFTLRLKSAEITINVLNCFNFLTSTVSITICLNLVSLYLANLRDDWLVLGLIPLQILVLHWTYFTISKQLEAMNRSYSTFMDSLNLKWLAYSNFNETDWPSIENAVLCCGLEGPRSYMDYLQGVPTHCYHPDLITQGCSDFVKNIFMPIQHISHLQLRLAIFVELVILLILAATLLKKCISLIGERKHKRVITHGLAVLIDLVKNTF; encoded by the exons ATGGTAGAGGGCATGATAAAAAAGCTAACTGCTATTTTATTTGGG CTTGTATTGGCTGTGTTATTTCGAGTAATTATACCCTTTACTCTGCGACTTAAAAGCGCTGAAATAACCATTAATGTGCTTAACTGTTTTAATTTTCTAACAAGTACCGTTTCCATTACCATTTGCCTGAATTTGGTCAGCCTATACTTAGCCAATTTGCGTGATGATTGGCTTGTTCTCGGG CTTATACCGCTGCAGATACTCGTCCTTCATTGGACTTACTTCACAATTTCAAAACAACTAGAAGCCATGAACAGGAGCTATAGTACATTCATGGATAGCTTAAACCTTAAATGGCTGGCATACTCCAATTTTAACGAGACAGATTGGCCTTCGATTGAAAATGCG GTTTTATGCTGTGGACTGGAGGGTCCCCGTTCTTATATGGATTATCTACAAGGGGTTCCAACCCACTGCTACCATCCCGACCTTATCACCCAAGGTTGCAGTGACTTtgttaaaaacatttttatgccGATACAACATATAAGTCATTTGCAGCTCAGATTGGCTATTTTTGTGGAACTGGTAATTTTACTTATTCTTGCTGCAACGCTTTTGAAGAAATGTATTTCTTTGATCGGCGAAAGGAAACATAAAAGAGTTATTACACACGGGCTTGCGGTACTAATAGATTTAGttaaaaacacattttga
- the CG11634 gene encoding uncharacterized protein, isoform B — MFDTTKYFPRSVDSEHPSQSEHNESLSLDHVVTYDMVHNPEGRSPDHSVIEMTSEADRHIGHDVTSSPQLMIIFEEGDINSALHFIIESVHNPFASNAVAMVLVEEKIRGEIVERILSKLHPLSKFVAEHPSYLAALEKCHTSNFNIIRACISEVAPPMASPIFVCDCTHDKLGSYPTGVVTFHTFRNNQEAIAISQCESLAFASVSIWNETLTGCYDLVAALSSSYFFLNCANVDLSPILKPHKAQKNYVVVENGFHFETLRIYDNFKAIVFPIGGQILPDIEDHKEEHAAIFFLEA, encoded by the coding sequence ATGTTCGATACAACTAAATACTTTCCGCGTTCAGTTGATTCCGAGCATCCGTCCCAGTCGGAGCACAATGAGTCCTTGTCACTGGATCATGTCGTCACCTACGATATGGTCCATAACCCGGAGGGAAGATCACCTGATCACAGTGTCATCGAAATGACATCGGAAGCTGACCGGCATATAGGACACGATGTCACTTCATCTCCCCAATTGATGATTATATTTGAAGAAGGCGACATCAACAGTGCACTGCACTTTATTATTGAGTCGGTTCATAATCCCTTTGCCTCGAATGCGGTGGCCATGGTTCTGGTTGAAGAGAAAATTCGCGGGGAGATCGTCGAGCGAATCCTGTCTAAGCTACATCCTCTTAGTAAGTTTGTGGCCGAACATCCTAGCTATCTGGCAGCACTGGAGAAATGCCACACCTCCAactttaacataataagggcCTGCATTTCGGAGGTTGCCCCACCAATGGCTTCACCCATTTTTGTGTGTGACTGTACGCACGATAAGCTGGGAAGTTACCCAACTGGAGTAGTAACATTTCACACATTCCGCAATAACCAGGAGGCCATTGCCATAAGTCAGTGCGAATCGTTGGCCTTCGCATCCGTCTCCATTTGGAACGAAACGCTAACTGGATGCTACGATCTCGTGGCGGCCCTCAGCTCGTCCTATTTTTTTCTAAACTGCGCCAACGTTGACTTGTCGCCAATTTTAAAGCCACACAAGGCCCAGAAAAATTACGTGGTAGTTGAAAACGGCTTTCACTTCGAAACCCTACGTATCTATGACAATTTCAAAGCCATTGTATTTCCCATTGGCGGACAAATATTGCCAGACATCGAGGATCACAAGGAGGAGCACGCAGCTATCTTCTTTTTGGAAGCTTAG